One genomic region from Streptomyces sp. NBC_01431 encodes:
- a CDS encoding CGNR zinc finger domain-containing protein, producing the protein MLIPHDTRIALDMVVDLVNTAPESEETDRLADVDALYRFVQDHSVSGVERLSIRDLLGVQGVRSRFAEIFAAPDAHSAAELVNQLVAAAGTTPQLTDHDGYDWHVHYFAPGASVADHLAADGGMALAFIVVTGEQERLRRCEAPDCGRAFVDLSRNRSRRYCDSRTCGNRLHVAAYRARRKEAAG; encoded by the coding sequence GTGCTGATCCCTCACGACACCCGGATCGCGCTCGACATGGTGGTCGATCTGGTGAACACCGCGCCGGAGAGCGAGGAGACGGACCGCCTCGCCGACGTGGACGCGCTGTACCGGTTCGTCCAGGACCATAGCGTGAGCGGGGTGGAACGACTCTCCATCCGTGACCTCCTGGGCGTTCAGGGGGTCAGGAGCAGGTTCGCGGAGATCTTCGCGGCGCCGGACGCCCACAGCGCCGCCGAGCTCGTCAACCAGCTGGTCGCAGCCGCCGGCACCACTCCACAGCTGACCGACCACGACGGCTACGACTGGCATGTGCACTACTTCGCGCCCGGCGCCTCGGTGGCCGACCACCTGGCCGCGGACGGCGGCATGGCGCTCGCCTTCATCGTCGTCACGGGCGAGCAGGAACGTCTTCGCAGATGCGAGGCGCCGGACTGCGGACGGGCCTTCGTGGACCTCTCGCGCAACCGCTCCCGGCGCTATTGCGACAGCCGTACCTGCGGGAACCGCCTGCACGTGGCCGCGTACCGGGCCCGCCGCAAGGAAGCCGCGGGCTGA
- a CDS encoding SsgA family sporulation/cell division regulator: protein MNTTVSCELHLRLVVSSESSLPVPAGLRYDTADPYAVHATFHTGAEETVEWVFARDLLAEGLHRPTGTGDVRVWPSRSHGQGVVCIALSSPEGEALLEAPARALESFLKRTDAAVPPGTEHRHFDLDTELSHILAENN, encoded by the coding sequence ATGAACACCACGGTCAGCTGCGAGCTGCACCTGCGCCTCGTTGTGTCGAGCGAGTCCTCACTGCCTGTACCCGCGGGCCTGCGGTATGACACGGCCGATCCCTATGCCGTGCACGCCACCTTCCACACCGGAGCCGAGGAGACCGTCGAGTGGGTATTCGCCCGCGACCTCCTCGCCGAGGGCCTCCACCGGCCCACCGGAACCGGCGACGTCAGAGTCTGGCCATCACGCAGCCACGGCCAGGGCGTCGTCTGTATCGCCCTGAGCTCGCCGGAAGGAGAAGCCCTGCTCGAAGCCCCGGCGCGGGCCCTGGAGTCGTTCCTGAAGCGGACCGACGCCGCGGTGCCACCCGGCACCGAGCATCGTCACTTCGATCTCGACACGGAACTCTCACACATCCTGGCCGAGAACAACTGA
- a CDS encoding 3'-5' exonuclease, which produces MTCWYEGPLAAFDTETTGVDVEEDRIVSAALVVQDGPGARPRVTRWLVNPGVPVPEGATAVHGLTDQHLQLNGRWPAPVMEEIAKGLAEQCSASRPLVIMNAPFDLTILDRELKRHRAARLGHYLGAGPLRVLDPRVLDKHLDRYRKGRRTLTDLCDHYDVTLEGAHDAAADALAALEVVRAVGRRFAARLERLSPTELHTLQATWHAAQARGLQAWFARQGTVELVDTAWPLRPELPAAA; this is translated from the coding sequence ATGACGTGCTGGTACGAGGGTCCCCTGGCGGCGTTCGACACCGAGACCACCGGGGTCGACGTCGAGGAGGACCGGATAGTTTCGGCCGCGCTGGTCGTCCAGGACGGTCCGGGCGCGCGGCCGCGCGTGACGCGCTGGCTGGTCAATCCGGGCGTTCCGGTCCCGGAGGGCGCCACCGCGGTGCACGGGCTGACCGATCAGCACCTCCAGCTGAACGGGCGCTGGCCGGCCCCCGTGATGGAGGAGATCGCCAAGGGCCTCGCCGAGCAGTGCTCGGCGAGCCGTCCGCTGGTCATCATGAACGCGCCGTTCGATCTGACGATCCTGGACCGGGAGTTGAAGCGCCACCGCGCCGCCCGCCTGGGCCACTACCTCGGCGCGGGTCCACTGCGCGTTCTGGATCCCCGGGTCCTGGACAAGCACCTCGACCGCTACCGCAAGGGCCGCCGCACCCTCACCGACCTGTGCGACCACTACGACGTGACGCTGGAGGGCGCGCACGACGCGGCCGCCGACGCGCTGGCCGCCCTGGAGGTCGTACGGGCCGTGGGGCGCAGGTTCGCGGCCCGCCTTGAGCGGCTCTCGCCGACCGAGTTGCACACCTTGCAGGCGACTTGGCACGCGGCGCAGGCGCGCGGCCTGCAGGCCTGGTTCGCGCGGCAGGGCACGGTGGAACTCGTGGACACGGCATGGCCGCTGCGTCCCGAACTCCCGGCGGCCGCCTGA
- a CDS encoding aminotransferase class IV: MQIWVNGGLKNADAAQVSVLDHGLTVGDGVFETVKATQGRTFALTRHLDRLTRSARGLGLPDPDLDEVRRACAAVLDANPMPLGRLRITYTGGLSPLGSDRGDAGATLVVALGESTRRPDTTAVITVPWTRNERSAVVGLKTTSYAENVVALAKAHGQGASEALFANTAGQLCEGTGSNVFVVLDGQLHTPPLASGCLGGITRALTVEWTGAQETALPLEVLESADEIFLTSTLRDVQSVHRVDGRVLAQAPGPVTAKAMRIFDERAGSNLDP, translated from the coding sequence ATGCAGATCTGGGTCAACGGCGGACTGAAGAACGCCGATGCCGCGCAGGTGTCCGTGCTCGACCACGGGCTCACCGTGGGCGACGGCGTCTTCGAGACGGTGAAGGCGACACAGGGCCGCACCTTCGCGCTCACCCGCCACCTGGACCGGCTGACCCGCTCGGCTCGCGGCCTCGGCCTGCCCGACCCCGACCTCGACGAGGTGCGGCGAGCCTGCGCGGCCGTGCTCGACGCGAACCCGATGCCGCTCGGCCGGCTGCGGATCACCTACACCGGCGGGCTCTCGCCGCTCGGCTCCGACCGGGGGGACGCGGGAGCGACCCTGGTCGTCGCGCTCGGCGAGAGCACGCGCCGCCCCGACACCACCGCCGTGATCACCGTGCCGTGGACCCGCAACGAGCGCAGCGCCGTCGTGGGCCTGAAGACCACCTCGTACGCCGAGAACGTCGTCGCCCTCGCCAAGGCGCACGGGCAGGGCGCCTCCGAGGCCCTCTTCGCGAACACGGCGGGACAGCTCTGCGAGGGCACCGGATCCAATGTCTTCGTGGTGCTCGACGGCCAGTTGCACACCCCGCCGCTCGCCTCCGGCTGCCTCGGCGGCATCACCCGCGCGCTGACCGTCGAGTGGACCGGGGCGCAGGAGACGGCACTGCCGCTGGAGGTCCTGGAGAGCGCGGACGAGATCTTCCTGACCTCCACGCTGCGCGACGTGCAGTCCGTGCACCGCGTCGACGGGCGGGTGCTGGCCCAGGCACCCGGTCCGGTCACCGCGAAGGCGATGCGGATCTTCGACGAGCGGGCCGGCTCGAATCTGGACCCGTAG
- a CDS encoding chorismate-binding protein: protein MHDLAPLARFGGLVASDLRDVTSDPEALDSAGFWAVSADFEGRLVCARFGDVRTEPVPAPVPGAWRGPAAGDWTSSLDRAAYTAGVRRIREHIAAGEVYQANLCRVLAAPLPDPAAADVDALTALLARGNPAPYAGTIRLPAHGVEIATASPELFLRRTGRVVESGPIKGTGRTAADLLEKDHAENVMIVDLVRNDLGRVCATGSVTVPELCTVEEHPGLVHLVSTVRGELAPKAGWRDLFGAAFPPGSVTGAPKSSALRIIEALETAPRGPYCGGIGWVDADRGLGELAVGIRTFWIDRASGVLRFGTGAGITWGSDPEREWDETELKASRLLAVASGAYAHGGHTGRTA from the coding sequence GTGCACGACCTCGCTCCTCTGGCCCGCTTCGGCGGCCTCGTCGCCTCGGACCTGCGTGATGTCACCAGTGACCCCGAGGCTCTTGACTCCGCCGGCTTCTGGGCTGTCTCCGCCGACTTCGAGGGCCGCCTCGTCTGCGCCCGCTTCGGGGACGTCCGTACGGAGCCGGTCCCCGCGCCCGTCCCCGGCGCCTGGCGCGGGCCCGCCGCCGGTGACTGGACGTCCTCCCTCGACCGCGCCGCGTACACGGCGGGCGTACGCCGCATCCGCGAGCACATCGCGGCCGGTGAGGTCTACCAGGCGAACCTCTGCCGGGTGCTGGCCGCGCCGCTGCCCGACCCGGCGGCGGCCGACGTGGACGCGCTCACCGCGCTGCTCGCCCGGGGCAACCCCGCTCCCTACGCCGGAACGATTCGGCTGCCCGCCCACGGGGTGGAGATCGCGACCGCCTCGCCCGAACTGTTCCTGCGGCGCACGGGGCGGGTCGTGGAGTCCGGGCCCATCAAGGGGACCGGGCGGACCGCGGCGGACCTCCTGGAGAAGGACCACGCCGAGAACGTGATGATCGTGGACCTCGTCCGCAACGACCTGGGGCGGGTCTGCGCCACCGGCTCGGTGACCGTGCCGGAGCTCTGCACGGTGGAGGAGCACCCCGGCCTCGTCCACCTCGTTTCCACCGTGCGCGGTGAACTGGCGCCGAAGGCCGGCTGGCGGGATCTGTTCGGTGCCGCGTTCCCGCCGGGCTCGGTCACCGGGGCGCCCAAGTCGAGCGCGCTGCGGATCATCGAAGCCCTGGAGACCGCGCCCCGCGGCCCCTACTGCGGCGGCATCGGCTGGGTCGACGCCGACCGGGGGCTCGGCGAGCTCGCCGTCGGCATACGCACCTTCTGGATCGACCGGGCGAGCGGGGTGCTGCGTTTCGGCACCGGGGCGGGCATCACCTGGGGCTCGGACCCCGAGCGGGAGTGGGACGAGACCGAGCTGAAGGCCTCGCGACTGCTCGCGGTAGCGTCGGGCGCGTATGCCCACGGCGGGCACACGGGAAGGACCGCGTAA
- a CDS encoding DsbA family protein translates to MSDTTPGSATAPVVLDVWCELQCPDCHNALDDIRALRARYGDRLDIRLRHFPLDKHKHAFAAAQAAEEAFEQGRGWPYVEAVLARTGRLAEQGERVLVETAGELGLDTDEFETALIDGRHILIVDADQAEGKAIGVTGTPTYVIGEERLDGGKSQDGLRARIEEIADGLLADR, encoded by the coding sequence ATGAGCGACACCACCCCCGGCAGCGCCACCGCCCCCGTCGTCCTCGACGTGTGGTGCGAGCTGCAGTGCCCCGACTGCCACAACGCCCTCGACGACATCCGCGCGCTGCGCGCCCGTTACGGCGACCGCCTCGACATCCGGCTGCGGCACTTCCCGCTGGACAAGCACAAGCACGCCTTCGCCGCGGCCCAGGCCGCCGAGGAGGCCTTCGAGCAGGGGCGGGGCTGGCCGTACGTGGAGGCGGTGCTCGCCCGCACCGGGCGCCTCGCCGAGCAGGGCGAGCGCGTCCTGGTGGAGACGGCGGGCGAACTCGGCCTGGACACCGACGAGTTCGAGACCGCCCTCATCGACGGGCGGCACATCCTGATCGTCGACGCGGACCAGGCCGAGGGCAAGGCCATCGGGGTGACCGGCACACCGACCTACGTCATCGGCGAGGAGCGGCTCGACGGCGGCAAGAGCCAGGACGGGCTGCGCGCGCGCATCGAGGAGATCGCCGACGGGCTGCTCGCCGACCGGTAG
- a CDS encoding GNAT family N-acetyltransferase — MTTTIRPTEPLQQGAEGAKSRTYDVCVNSRRVGRIKIATDTRFGAGTGRIGELWIDEADRGRGRGTVAALAAEEVLRGWGCGQVGLTVPADARAALRLAGALGYVERSRNMVKQLPPTAPELPVGTVGRPMSAAEFEQWQRADLETYAQSWIDRGVPEAQARTKAESEHRALLPDGVATAGVHLRVLEGRGSAVGSVWVARRTPPGEGAYVFDVRVAEEYRGRGHGRSLMLLAERVALADGMDTLGLHVFADNTPALRLYESLGYRPTRYHHYKSLL; from the coding sequence ATGACCACCACCATTCGGCCGACCGAGCCGCTCCAGCAGGGCGCCGAGGGCGCCAAGTCGCGTACGTACGACGTGTGTGTGAACAGCAGACGCGTCGGACGGATCAAGATCGCCACGGACACCCGGTTCGGGGCCGGTACGGGCCGGATCGGGGAGCTGTGGATCGACGAGGCCGACCGGGGGCGCGGGCGCGGCACCGTCGCCGCCCTCGCCGCCGAGGAAGTGCTGCGGGGCTGGGGCTGCGGCCAGGTCGGCCTCACGGTGCCCGCGGACGCGCGGGCGGCGCTGCGGCTGGCCGGTGCGCTCGGCTACGTCGAACGCAGCCGCAACATGGTCAAGCAACTCCCGCCCACCGCGCCCGAGTTGCCGGTGGGAACCGTCGGGCGGCCCATGAGCGCCGCCGAGTTCGAGCAGTGGCAGCGCGCGGACCTGGAGACCTACGCGCAGAGCTGGATCGACCGGGGCGTGCCCGAGGCGCAGGCCCGGACGAAGGCGGAGTCGGAGCACCGCGCGCTGCTCCCGGACGGCGTGGCCACCGCAGGCGTGCACCTGCGGGTGCTGGAGGGCCGGGGGAGCGCCGTGGGCAGCGTGTGGGTGGCCCGGCGCACGCCGCCCGGCGAGGGCGCCTACGTCTTCGACGTCCGGGTCGCCGAGGAGTACCGCGGCCGGGGCCACGGGCGGTCGCTGATGCTGCTCGCGGAACGAGTGGCCCTGGCTGACGGAATGGACACGCTGGGCCTGCACGTCTTCGCCGACAACACCCCGGCGCTCCGCCTCTACGAGTCGCTCGGCTACCGGCCCACCCGGTACCACCACTACAAGAGCCTGCTCTGA
- a CDS encoding DUF4365 domain-containing protein, translating to MALAQPDPAAPGHGLLPEPIAPLRGSLATTACMETLQVGYLHAVAAAAGCSLSQPFPDNGIDWHVSHSAPGHTVDDEVTIKVQLKCTYQIPPHPPGGAFSFTLDNDHLVKLARTPVSVHKILVVMLAPRNRDEWLRAGHDRLALRHCCYWTNLAGHPVTGRRRTTVRIPTSRIFDDRALCEIMTRVGVGGRP from the coding sequence ATGGCGCTCGCGCAGCCCGATCCGGCCGCGCCCGGTCACGGTCTGCTGCCCGAGCCGATCGCACCGCTGCGCGGCTCACTCGCCACCACCGCCTGCATGGAGACCCTCCAGGTGGGCTACCTGCACGCGGTGGCGGCGGCAGCGGGGTGCTCGCTCTCGCAGCCCTTTCCGGACAACGGGATCGACTGGCACGTGAGCCACAGCGCTCCCGGCCACACGGTCGACGACGAAGTGACGATCAAGGTGCAGCTCAAGTGCACGTACCAGATTCCGCCGCATCCGCCGGGCGGGGCCTTCTCGTTCACGCTGGACAACGACCACCTGGTGAAACTGGCCCGCACGCCGGTGTCGGTGCACAAGATCCTGGTCGTGATGCTGGCGCCGAGGAACCGGGACGAGTGGCTGCGCGCGGGCCACGACCGGCTGGCGCTGCGGCACTGCTGCTACTGGACCAATCTGGCCGGACACCCGGTGACCGGCCGCCGCAGGACCACGGTGCGCATACCGACATCGCGGATCTTCGACGACCGCGCGCTCTGCGAGATCATGACGCGGGTCGGGGTGGGAGGGAGGCCCTGA
- a CDS encoding SRPBCC family protein, translating to MDWCHYRFRSVWDLPRAPAAVFAVLERAEEYPRWWPEVREVTPLDDLTATSRLRSLVPYDLYVTGRESRRDPAALVLEAELSGDLEGWVRWTLAERPGGTRVVYEQEVEVRKPLMRRFALPGRPLFRANHALMMRSGRRGLRRWLEREQPSGTRR from the coding sequence ATGGACTGGTGCCACTACCGCTTCCGCAGTGTCTGGGACCTGCCCCGCGCGCCCGCCGCCGTGTTCGCGGTTCTGGAGCGCGCCGAGGAGTACCCGCGGTGGTGGCCCGAGGTTCGCGAGGTCACCCCCCTCGACGACCTCACCGCCACCTCCCGGCTCCGCTCGCTCGTCCCGTACGACCTGTACGTCACCGGGCGCGAGAGTCGCCGCGATCCGGCGGCCCTGGTCCTCGAAGCCGAGCTGAGCGGCGACCTGGAGGGCTGGGTGCGCTGGACGCTGGCCGAGCGCCCCGGCGGTACCCGTGTCGTGTACGAGCAGGAGGTCGAGGTGCGCAAGCCGCTGATGCGGCGGTTCGCGCTGCCCGGCCGCCCGCTGTTCCGCGCCAACCACGCCTTGATGATGAGGTCCGGGCGGCGCGGGCTGCGGCGGTGGCTCGAACGGGAGCAGCCGAGCGGGACGCGTCGTTGA